Genomic segment of Tindallia magadiensis:
GCTTTTTCAACAATCTTGCCCACAGGAATTTTCCCTTCACCTTCGCCAAACTCCACATTTACGTTGATATCTGTGTCTGCTTTTTTGTGGGAAAGAAGTACTACCGTCTCAACGTGAACTGTGTTTGAAAAAAGGTCTACGGGCTGGATTATTTCTACATTGTATCCCTTATCCTCCAAGTATTTTAAGTCTCTGGCTAAGGTCGAAGGATTACATGAAACATAAACTATTTTTTGAGGGGATAAGGTTACCATTGCTTCCAAAACAGCTTCATCGCAACCTTTCCTGGGAGGATCAACCACTACTACTTCTGGCTTTGCTTTTTGCATTGCTAGTTCAGGAATAAAAACCTCCGCATCAGCTGCATGAAATTCTGCATTTGTAATGTGGTTTCTTTTGGCGTTTATTCTTGCGTCTTGCACGGCTGCCTCTACATTTTCAACGCCTATTACTTTTTCTGCTGTTCTTGCCATTAAAAGAGAGATGGTTCCAATTCCACAATATACATCCAAAACCGTCTCGTTTCCTTCCAAAGCTGCCATTTCAACTACTTGCTCATAGAGAATTTCTGTTTGGATTGGGTTTACCTGATAGAATGCATGGGGTGAAATTTGGAATTCCAGATTACAGAGAGTATCCACAATATATTCCCGTCCATAAAGCACTCTGTTTTTTGAACCCATGATGACATTGGTTTTTTTCGTATTTTTGTTGATCACGATACTTTTAACATGAGGAAATGCCTGGGTTATTTGGGCGATTAATTCTTTTTCCTTAGGCAAACTCTCTCCGTTAATCACTAAGATAAGCATTTGTTCCTCTGATTGAAATCCTACCTTTGTCACTAAATGGCGCAACAAGCCTTTTCCTGTTTTTTCGTTATAAATAGAAACCTTATTTTCCCTAATATACTTTTTGAGCATTTTAATGACATCTTTATTGAAGGGATGTTGTATCTTACAATCATCTATGCTCACAATATCATGACTTCCTCGTTGAAAAAAACCAATGACTGTTTCGCCATCTTCCAGACCAATGGGAAACTGTGCTTTGTTTCGATATCGATAAGGCTCTTTCATTCCTAAGATTGGTCTTATTTCCTTGTTTATTTTTCCAATTCTTTGAATGGCGTCCCGTACTTTTTTGTCTTTATATTTTAGCTGTGCTTCGTACTTAAGCGTTAACGTTTGACATCCTCCGCAGTGATGATGATAGGGACAGACTGATTCTACACGATCCTCGGACGGTTCGATGAGTTCCACAAGAGATGCATGACCAAAGTTCTTTCTTTTTTTATCCACTCTCACTTTCACCAAATCACCCGGTATGGTTCCCGGTATAAATAGTGGAAAGCCTTCAACTTTTCCAACGCCTTCCCCCTGATGAGTCAGATCTTCTATTGTGACCGTATATAATTCTTGTTCTTTTAACATCTTTTTCTTCCTTTCCATCTATGCCTGCTAGTAAATTTTTTTCCTTCGCTTGTTTCTATCATTATGATATCATATAATTATTAATGTTCCTCTCAATAATTTGTTCGATCCTTCTGATGGAGTTAACATTCCACTAGAAGCTAAAATCCTGTTTTTAAGAAAGTGAGTGGCTTCGATGCGAAAAATTATATCATCATTCTTGCTTATTCTTGCACTTGCCTTTGTTGGGGCTGGATTGCCTCTTTATATGGATAGTATCGATTTGGAGCTAGACTTATCTTCTGATGCTCCAGATGTAGATAAAGAAGTAGATCTTCATTATTCTTTGGAACATCAGGAATTAAGTGCCTCTGAGCATCTTATTGAATTCACGATTGATTTAAGCGATGTATCGGAAGATCTCCATCCTACTTCTTCTGGTTTATTAGAGATCTCTTTATTACAAAATGACCAGAAAGTAAGGGATGTTTCGGATGAATCCTTCCAAGCTGATATCCAGATAGACCAGCATGAAAATCCCCATGCTTTGTCTGGATCGATCCATTTGTTTCCTGAGGCTTTTCAAGCACCTGATGGGGATTATAGGCTGCAAGTTCGGTTTTTGTCAGCGGATTCCAGTGATTTGATACCACCAAAAGAAATTCCTTTATCCTTTTCTTCTATCAAAATGTATTCATCAGCTGTATGGGATGCACCGCCTAATACAACGGCTTTAACACTTTATTTTCCAGAAGAAGAGCATGAGCACCTTATTCCTATCACACGATTTGTTCCAAGAACCAATACGACTTTAAGAGAAACTGTCACTCAGTTGGAACAGGGCCCTGCTGATCATCTTGGTTTAGCACTTGGCTCACCTATCCCAAGAGTGCCTCGTATCCATCTTTCTGCCGGTGTCACCAGCCTGTATCTTACTAGTCCATCAGAACCATATAGTGTAGATCCTTCCATTGCTCGAACAGCCGCTTACAGCCTAATAGAATCCTTAGGCTCTATTAATGAAGTTCGCGAAATTCAGTTTTACTTTGATAATCAGATCATCGCCGAAGGATTCAAAGGATTAAATACGAGCGAAAGGTTTTATCCTTCTCAAGGGATTTCTTATTTCCCTGCTTTTGTAGGAACGGAGGGAAGGGCTTTGCTATTCCCTGTATACACGGATCAGGCGGATATTGCTCTTTTGTTAGAGAATTTGAAATACCACAATCAGCATGATTTCTATCATCACCGTGTTCAGCCAACGATACCGCATTTTGTTGAGTTATTGAATCATGAAATCTTAGAAGATCGATTAGTACTGAATTTCAATCCTGCCTTCGAGGAATATATCACGCAACATCCTGTTCATGGAAAGATGATGATGGATAGCATCTTATTAACAGTAGGATCTTTACCGGAAATTAATTTTGTGGAATTTCTAACGGAAGGTGAACCGGTTCATTGGCCAGCTGACATGAATCTAGAGTCGCCACTGCCAATTCCTCCATATGTTAATCCGGAAAACTAGACAAGAAAAAAGAGCCGACCTTTGGGCAGGCTCTCCAGACAAAATGTCTGTATTCATAAAAAAAGGGAGAGGATGTGTTACGAGTTAATCATAACACGATTCTTTCCCTTTTATATTACCAACAAGTTAATATTGTGTTAAGAAAAAATTACAGAACCCTAGTTCTCCCACTATATATTTGCCCACGAGCTGTGTCAACCGTCACTACATCGCCATCTTTTAGGGTTTTTGTAGCGTCATGAGCACCAACGACTGTTGGTGTATGAATATTGAGCCCAATAACAGCCGCATGACTTGTCAAACCACCGGCCTCCACGATTAATGCACCTGCTTTTTCCATGACAGGAACCATTTCCGCATCTGTAAACTCACTTACCAGCACATCTCCTTCTTGAAGTTTTTCCCAAGTTGATGGATCTTCTGTCAGGATTTTTACAGTACCTGTATAGCTCTCACTACCAATCCCTGTTCCGTTTACGATGACTTCTCCTACGATATGGGCTTTAATAAGGTTTGTTGTACCTGCAATGCCTACGGGTACACCAGCCGTAATCACTACCAGGTCTCCTCTTTCAATCAAATTGCATTCTAAGGCTTTTGCTATTGAAGTGTCTATGATATCATCTGTAGACTCAAGGTAATCTGTTAAAACAGCATAGGTACCCCAGCTTAGGGCCAGCTGCCGTGTCACCTGACGATCTGTTGTTGCTGCAATCACCATTTGAGAGGGTCTGAACTTTGATACCATTCGGGCCGTATGACCAGATGAGGTGGCTGTAATAATAGCGGCCGCATCTAAATCCATTGCTATATGGGTAGTAGCATCACTAATAGCATCTGTCATACTGGTTTCTTTATCATTCGCTTTTTGTCTCATTACGTCACGATAGTTAATGGAAGCTTCCGTACGCATAGCAATCTGAGTCATCATTTGAACAGCTTCTACAGGGTATTTACCTGCTGCCGTTTCCCCAGAAAGCATAATGGCATCTGTTCCATCTAAAATGGCATTTGCTACGTCTGTTGCTTCTGCTCTAGTAGGTCTTGGATTTCGTATCATAGAATCCAGCATTTGTGTTGCTGTGATCACTGGCTTTCCAACACGATTACATCTTCGAATCATGTCTTTTTGTGCTAGCGGTATTTCTTCTGTCGGTATTTCTACTCCTAAATCACCTCTTGCCACCATAATGCCATCACTGGCTTCTATGATTTCAGCCAGGTTGTCTATCCCTTCCTGGTTTTCTATTTTAGATATGATTTTGATCTTTTCAGCATTGTTTTCTTCTAATATTTCTCTGATAGCCAGCACATCACTTGCTTTCCTAACAAAAGAAGCTGCAATAAAGTCGATTCCATTTTTAATACCAAATTCTATATCTGCTTTATCTTTATCCGTAATGGCTGGTAAGTTTATCTTAACACCCGGCACATTAACACCTTTATGATTTTTAACTTCTCCTGCATTTTCCACTCGACAGTAAATATCGGTCTGATCTTTGATTTCTTTTACCTGCAGGGAAACTAGTCCGTCATCAATCAAAATTGTATCACCAGGCTTTACATCCTGTGCTAACGCTTTGTAGCTAACGCTGCATATTTCTTTTGTTCCTTCAACTTCTCTGGTAGTTAGAATATATTCTTGTCCTTCTTCCAATTGAACGGATGGTTCTTGAAAGCTTCCCGTACGAATTTCCGGTCCTTTTGTATCCAAAAGGATTGCAATAGGTTTTCTTATTTCACGCCGAACTTCTTTAATCACATCGATTCGAGCTTGATGCTCCTGATGCGTTCCATGAGAAAAGTTCAAACGAGCCACATTTAAACCACTATTGACCAATGCTTCAAAAACATCTTTTCTTTCACTGGCTGGTCCAATCGTACATACAATTTTGGTTTTTTTCATTCACCCTGCCTCCTTCAGTCTTACTTCTTTTCTCTAGATAGACAAAATACCTGCCAAATCATAAGTTTCCATATCCAGCTTCTTTTTCATGGCAAGTGCTTTTTCTATTTCGATGGCTACTATTTCATTACACTTCATACCCACTGTAAGCCCTTTCTTACCTTCTAAAATAAGATCCACTGCTTTTGCCCCCAACTTGCTTGCCAGGATCCTATCAAATGCCGTAGGGTTCCCTCCGCGTTGAATATGCCCTAGAATCGTTGCGCGGGTCTCCATGCTGGTTTTTTCTTCAATTTCTTTTGCTATTTCAACCGCACTGCCAGCACCTTCTGCCATCAGAATCAAACTATGCAGCTTTCCACGATTCTTTCCGCGAATAATCTTTTGACAAACACTATCAACGCTGTTGGGTATTTCTGGTAAAATAATACTTTCCGCTCCTCCTGCCAAGCCGCAGTATAACGCAATATCTCCACAATGCCTTCCCATCACTTCAACTATATTTACCCGGCCATGAGAACTGGAGGTATCTCTTATTTTACTAATAGCTTCCACCACAGTGTTAATGGCTGTATCAAAACCAATGCTGTGATCCGTATACTCCAAGTCATTATCAATAGTACCCGGCACACCAATAGCCGTTATGCCGTTTTCATTTAGCCTTTGTGCTCCAGCAATTGATCCATCTCCGCCTATAACGACTAACCCTTCTATACCAAAAACATCCAACACATTTTTGGCTTTTTTCAACCCGTTTTCTGTTCTAAACTCTTCCGAACGCGCGGTCCTCAAAAAAGTGCCGCCTCGATGAATAATGTCCGCTACTGAGGAAAGAGTCATTTCTTTCAACCGAGCATTGATCAACCCTTCATAACCTTGCTCGATTCCGTATACTTTACAATTATTGTAAATTCCATTTCGAACAACCGCACGAATAGCCGCATTCATTCCTGGTGCATCTCCACCGCTGGTAAGTACTCCTATGGTTTTCATTACATCTCCTCCGTTCCCGTAAGTCTGTTGAGATTTGATTTCACCTATGTTCCAGTCATTTTTACAGATTGTTCTCCAAAAACCCGGCGAAGCATTTTGATAAGATAAGCATCTTGTTTTACCCATAAGGCTGACTCTGCTCGAAATCTCTTTTTTGTATTCTCAATATAAACCACTACGGGTATATCTCCATGATATTCTTTAAGCAGCGGTTTCACTTGTTCGATGAGGGTAAGTTGATTTGTATCTTTCACCTTAATCCATAGCAAAGGTTCTTCGCTTTTTTTTCTATGGCTCACTGGTTGTTTTGGTTGATTGTTATTTTTATTTTGGAAAGCTTTCCCTTTCCATTCCGTCGCTTTGGCTAAAGGTGCCAATTGGTTAACCAACACCTTTGGAGCTTCCTCATCCCGGCAATCTAAAATACCATCTATAACAACAATTTCGTCTTCCTGTACTAATGAAAGGCATTGATCAAGAACTTTCGGAAAGACAATGCACTCTACCGTACCATAAAGATCTTCCAGCTGAATAATCGCCATCATTTGATTGTTTTTGGTGGTTTTCATGCTGCGTGATAATATCATCCCACCAATAATAATATTTTGACGGTCTTTTAAAGGAGTCGTCATAGGATCTTCCACCATTTTAATAAAATCGGCTGTGCTGGCTGTCATGTAATTTTCCAAAATATCCTGATGCTCTGATAAAGGGTGTCCACTGAGATACAATCCCAATACTTCTTTTTCCATGCTAAGTTTTATTGGTAAAGCAAATTCTTCAACCGAAGGGTAGTTTTCAGCCATAGGTTCATTATGATCTGCCAGGTCGAGATTAAACAAGTTAAGCTGTCCTTCTAAATTTTCTTTTTTTCTTTTTGATGCACTTCCCATTACTTGTTCATACACGGCTATTAGCTGGGCACGGGCATAACCAAAACTGTCAAAAGCACCTGCTTTAATAAGGCTTTCAAGGGCTCGCTTATTTAAGTCTCGCGAATGCAGCTTTTCACAAAAGTCGGAGAATCCTCGAAAGGCTCCTTCTTTATTTCTTAGTTGAACCATTTGTTGAATCATTTGCTTACCCACATTTTTGATGGCAGACATACCAAATCTTATGTTTTTCCCATTCACCGAAAAATAGGACAGGCTTTGATTAACATCCGGTGGTAAAACTTCAATTTTCATTCGTTTACAATCCTGCATATATTCCGCAATTTTAGCTGAGTTCCCCATAACACTTGTCATTAATGCTGCCATGAATTCCAGCGGATAATGAGCTTTCAAGTAAGCTGTTTGATAGGCTAAGACAGCATAGGCGGCAGCATGAGATTTATTGAACGCATAGTTAGCAAAATCGATCATTTCATCATAGATCTGATTCGCTGCTTTTTCCGGTATTCCTCTTGAAATACAGCCATCAATCTCCGTGGTTCCATCATCCCTTTTTTTACCATATATGAAGTTTTTCCGTTCTTCTTCCATCACATCCATTTTCTTTTTACTCATTGCCCGGCGAACCAGGTCGCTTCTCCCATAGCTGTAACCAGCCAGATCCCGGACTACCTGCATGACCTGCTCTTGATAAACCAGACACCCATAGGTAACATCCAGGATAGGTTCCATTGATTCATGGATGTACTGGACTGCTTCTGGGTTTTTCTTATTACGGATATATTTAGGAATGGAGTCCATCGGCCCTGGTCTGAACAAAGAGATACCAGCAATAATATCTTCAAATCCTGATGGTTTTAACTCTTTCATAAACTGAATCATTCCAGCACTTTCCAGTTGAAACACGCCCAAGGTTTCCCCTCGACTGATTAAATCATATACCTGCTGGTCATCAAAATCCATACGGCTAAAATCCGGTGGTTCTCCACCACTAAGAGAAATATTGGCCAGGGCATCCTGAATAACCGTCAGGGTTCTAAGGCCAAGAAAATCCATTTTTAACAGCCCTAATTCTTCTAAAGTCCCCATAGGAAACTGGGTAGTGATACTGTCTTCATGCATATAGAGAGGTACATATTCTTCCAGAGATTCTCTGGAAATAACCACACCAGCCGCATGGGTAGAAGCATGTCTAGGCATTCCCTCAAGTTTTCTTGCCATTTTAATTAAGTAAGCAGCTCTTTTATTTTCTTTCGTTAACTGCTTTAATTGTGTATTTTGTTCCAGTGCTTTATCAATGGTCATGCCTATGGCCATTGGGATCATTTTAGCAATCTGATCCACCTCTGCGTAAGCCATATTAATAACCCTTCCTACATCCCTGATAGCTGCTCTGGCAGCCATTGTTCCAAAAGTTATGATTTGTGCAACTTTATCTTCTCCATATTTTTCAATGACGTATTGAATGACTTCTTCTCTTCGTTCATAGCAAAAGTCAATATCGATATCTGGCATGGATACTCTTTCCGGATTTAAGAACCTTTCAAATATTAATCCGTACTTAAGAGGGTCCACATCTGTAATGCCTAACGCATAAGATACAAGACTTCCTGCAGCACTTCCTCTTCCCGGACCAACGGGAATTCCTTTTTCTTTAGCAAATCGGATAAAATCCCAGACAATTAAAAAATATTCCGTATATCCCATATTGCGAATAGTGTTTAGCTCATGTTTTAACCGCTCACAAATAACTTCATCCGGGTCGTCATATCGTTCGTATAAGCCTTCCCAGCATATTTTCTTCAAATATTCATCCAGTTCAATGCCCTCAGGAGGTTTATATTCAGGCAAATGAATGGTGTCGAAATCAAATTCTACTTGGCATCTTTCAGCAATTTTAACTGTATTTTCAATAGCTTCTGGTATTTCAGAAAATATAGACGCCATCTCATCATAGGATTTAAGGTAAAAGTTATCGTTAGGAAATCTCATCCTAGCTTCATCATCTTGGTTTTTTCCCGTTTGGATGCACAACAGTATATCGTGAGCTTCTGCATCTTCTTTACGAATATAATGTACATCATTGGTAGCGACTAATGGTATGTTTGTATCATGACTTAACCGAATGATTTCTTGATTAACGATTTTTTGTTCTTCCAGGCCATGATCTTGAAGCTCTAGATAAAAATGGTCTTCTCCAAAAAGATTCTTCAAAAAAACAGCCAATTCTTTAGCTTTTTCATATTGTTGCGATAAAAGCAACTGCTGAATGTCACCTGCCAGGCAGGCACTTAAACAAATTAGACCTTCCGAATGCTTCTTCAGTAATTCATAATCAATTCTTGGTTTGTAATAAAATCCTTTTAGATATCCATAAGAAACGATTTTCATCAAATTTTGATAGCCTTCATTATTTTTAGCCAGCAATACTAAATGACCCTGTTCTTTATCCTGAGCAGGGTCTTTATCTTCCAATCTTCTTGCTGCGGTATACACTTCACAACCAATTACCGGATGAATATTTCTTTTTTTAGCCTCTCTATAAAAATCAACGACACCAAACATGGTGCCGTGATCTGTAATGGCAACAGCCTTCATATCTAACTCATTAACTCTGTCCATCAACTCACGAATCGTTGTAAATCCATCCAGAAGGCTGTATTCCGTATGCAAATGAAGGTGTGCAAACATAAGATCACCTTTTTTCTTTGTTAATCGATATTAATTTTCTTTTCATTTTTGAGGTACATAATAGCTTCTAAAACACTACCCGCTACATCACGAGATCTTTGAGAAAGTCTGTAACATTGTTCTTCACTAACTTCCG
This window contains:
- a CDS encoding DNA polymerase III subunit alpha — its product is MFAHLHLHTEYSLLDGFTTIRELMDRVNELDMKAVAITDHGTMFGVVDFYREAKKRNIHPVIGCEVYTAARRLEDKDPAQDKEQGHLVLLAKNNEGYQNLMKIVSYGYLKGFYYKPRIDYELLKKHSEGLICLSACLAGDIQQLLLSQQYEKAKELAVFLKNLFGEDHFYLELQDHGLEEQKIVNQEIIRLSHDTNIPLVATNDVHYIRKEDAEAHDILLCIQTGKNQDDEARMRFPNDNFYLKSYDEMASIFSEIPEAIENTVKIAERCQVEFDFDTIHLPEYKPPEGIELDEYLKKICWEGLYERYDDPDEVICERLKHELNTIRNMGYTEYFLIVWDFIRFAKEKGIPVGPGRGSAAGSLVSYALGITDVDPLKYGLIFERFLNPERVSMPDIDIDFCYERREEVIQYVIEKYGEDKVAQIITFGTMAARAAIRDVGRVINMAYAEVDQIAKMIPMAIGMTIDKALEQNTQLKQLTKENKRAAYLIKMARKLEGMPRHASTHAAGVVISRESLEEYVPLYMHEDSITTQFPMGTLEELGLLKMDFLGLRTLTVIQDALANISLSGGEPPDFSRMDFDDQQVYDLISRGETLGVFQLESAGMIQFMKELKPSGFEDIIAGISLFRPGPMDSIPKYIRNKKNPEAVQYIHESMEPILDVTYGCLVYQEQVMQVVRDLAGYSYGRSDLVRRAMSKKKMDVMEEERKNFIYGKKRDDGTTEIDGCISRGIPEKAANQIYDEMIDFANYAFNKSHAAAYAVLAYQTAYLKAHYPLEFMAALMTSVMGNSAKIAEYMQDCKRMKIEVLPPDVNQSLSYFSVNGKNIRFGMSAIKNVGKQMIQQMVQLRNKEGAFRGFSDFCEKLHSRDLNKRALESLIKAGAFDSFGYARAQLIAVYEQVMGSASKRKKENLEGQLNLFNLDLADHNEPMAENYPSVEEFALPIKLSMEKEVLGLYLSGHPLSEHQDILENYMTASTADFIKMVEDPMTTPLKDRQNIIIGGMILSRSMKTTKNNQMMAIIQLEDLYGTVECIVFPKVLDQCLSLVQEDEIVVIDGILDCRDEEAPKVLVNQLAPLAKATEWKGKAFQNKNNNQPKQPVSHRKKSEEPLLWIKVKDTNQLTLIEQVKPLLKEYHGDIPVVVYIENTKKRFRAESALWVKQDAYLIKMLRRVFGEQSVKMTGT
- a CDS encoding GerMN domain-containing protein, translated to MRKIISSFLLILALAFVGAGLPLYMDSIDLELDLSSDAPDVDKEVDLHYSLEHQELSASEHLIEFTIDLSDVSEDLHPTSSGLLEISLLQNDQKVRDVSDESFQADIQIDQHENPHALSGSIHLFPEAFQAPDGDYRLQVRFLSADSSDLIPPKEIPLSFSSIKMYSSAVWDAPPNTTALTLYFPEEEHEHLIPITRFVPRTNTTLRETVTQLEQGPADHLGLALGSPIPRVPRIHLSAGVTSLYLTSPSEPYSVDPSIARTAAYSLIESLGSINEVREIQFYFDNQIIAEGFKGLNTSERFYPSQGISYFPAFVGTEGRALLFPVYTDQADIALLLENLKYHNQHDFYHHRVQPTIPHFVELLNHEILEDRLVLNFNPAFEEYITQHPVHGKMMMDSILLTVGSLPEINFVEFLTEGEPVHWPADMNLESPLPIPPYVNPEN
- the pfkA gene encoding 6-phosphofructokinase yields the protein MKTIGVLTSGGDAPGMNAAIRAVVRNGIYNNCKVYGIEQGYEGLINARLKEMTLSSVADIIHRGGTFLRTARSEEFRTENGLKKAKNVLDVFGIEGLVVIGGDGSIAGAQRLNENGITAIGVPGTIDNDLEYTDHSIGFDTAINTVVEAISKIRDTSSSHGRVNIVEVMGRHCGDIALYCGLAGGAESIILPEIPNSVDSVCQKIIRGKNRGKLHSLILMAEGAGSAVEIAKEIEEKTSMETRATILGHIQRGGNPTAFDRILASKLGAKAVDLILEGKKGLTVGMKCNEIVAIEIEKALAMKKKLDMETYDLAGILSI
- the rlmD gene encoding 23S rRNA (uracil(1939)-C(5))-methyltransferase RlmD, with amino-acid sequence MLKEQELYTVTIEDLTHQGEGVGKVEGFPLFIPGTIPGDLVKVRVDKKRKNFGHASLVELIEPSEDRVESVCPYHHHCGGCQTLTLKYEAQLKYKDKKVRDAIQRIGKINKEIRPILGMKEPYRYRNKAQFPIGLEDGETVIGFFQRGSHDIVSIDDCKIQHPFNKDVIKMLKKYIRENKVSIYNEKTGKGLLRHLVTKVGFQSEEQMLILVINGESLPKEKELIAQITQAFPHVKSIVINKNTKKTNVIMGSKNRVLYGREYIVDTLCNLEFQISPHAFYQVNPIQTEILYEQVVEMAALEGNETVLDVYCGIGTISLLMARTAEKVIGVENVEAAVQDARINAKRNHITNAEFHAADAEVFIPELAMQKAKPEVVVVDPPRKGCDEAVLEAMVTLSPQKIVYVSCNPSTLARDLKYLEDKGYNVEIIQPVDLFSNTVHVETVVLLSHKKADTDINVNVEFGEGEGKIPVGKIVEKAEDQRPSERVTYKTIQEYIESKYGFKVHTSYIAEVKKDLGLPMHDAPNAVEELKNPKKHPTPEKVKAIKDALKYFAII
- the pyk gene encoding pyruvate kinase; translation: MKKTKIVCTIGPASERKDVFEALVNSGLNVARLNFSHGTHQEHQARIDVIKEVRREIRKPIAILLDTKGPEIRTGSFQEPSVQLEEGQEYILTTREVEGTKEICSVSYKALAQDVKPGDTILIDDGLVSLQVKEIKDQTDIYCRVENAGEVKNHKGVNVPGVKINLPAITDKDKADIEFGIKNGIDFIAASFVRKASDVLAIREILEENNAEKIKIISKIENQEGIDNLAEIIEASDGIMVARGDLGVEIPTEEIPLAQKDMIRRCNRVGKPVITATQMLDSMIRNPRPTRAEATDVANAILDGTDAIMLSGETAAGKYPVEAVQMMTQIAMRTEASINYRDVMRQKANDKETSMTDAISDATTHIAMDLDAAAIITATSSGHTARMVSKFRPSQMVIAATTDRQVTRQLALSWGTYAVLTDYLESTDDIIDTSIAKALECNLIERGDLVVITAGVPVGIAGTTNLIKAHIVGEVIVNGTGIGSESYTGTVKILTEDPSTWEKLQEGDVLVSEFTDAEMVPVMEKAGALIVEAGGLTSHAAVIGLNIHTPTVVGAHDATKTLKDGDVVTVDTARGQIYSGRTRVL